The nucleotide window GTATCAACTACGACCTGCACAACGTGTTGGGCTTCTACGTAGCCAGCATTGCGCTGGTGCTGGCTTTGTCCGGCTTGTTCATGATCTTCCCTTGGATGCTCAAGTCGATTGTATTTGTGGTGGATGGGGGCAAGCCGGCTCCTCAGGAGCTGATGGAAACCAAGCTTGATACCTTGAAAACCGTAACAGCTGCTACTCAGCCCCTTTCCGACATCGTGTACCGCAACGTGCGCCGCCTTTCGCCCGCCAACGAAATGGTCCTTATTGGGCCCACCGGCACGGGCAAGACGTCCGCGTACTGCTGGACCTACCAGAAAGCCCTGCACTATTACCATCGCGACGAATATGCCTTCCACCCTGTGTCGGGCCAATTGCTGGAGACGCGTTTTCACGCTGCCAAAAGCGCCGGCACCAAGTTCTCTGACATGAACTACGACCTGCACACCGGGCAGTTGCTGGGCGTAGGCGGCAAGATTGTGGCATTCCTGGCCAGCCTCATTTCGGCCAGCCTGCCCGTAACGGGCACCATTGTGTGGTGGGGGCGCCGCAGCAAGACGAAAAAGAAAAGCCGGAAGCTCGTATCAGCTTAAAACACATGTTTGGGATTTTGCTCTGGGGTCATGCTGAGCTTGTCGAAACATCTCTACCGCTTCGTTGAATGATGCAGGCGAAGCAGTAGAGATGCTTCGACAAGCTCAGCATGACGTTCTAAAGAAGGAGTCTACGAAATCTAAACACGCACTAAAACACAAGCGGCCCCAACCAGCAGACTGGTTGGGGCCGCATCCGTTTAGAAGGCAGTACGCTACGCGTTGTACATCTTCTCGTAGTACTCCCGCGCCATGCGGCCCGACTCAAACTCGGGCTCTACTTCGCGCATGGCGGTTTTTTGAATTTCCAGGAAACGGTCGGGCTGGTTGTAGTACAGCGGCAGAATTTCCTGCTCCAGCACGTCCAGGATGCCGGTGGCTTCCAAGTCGTCCTTCACGGGCTCGGGCTCGTGGATGTTGGCCAGCGGAATCAGGAAGCCGTTTTCGCCCTCGCGCACAAACTCCGGAATCCAGCCATCGGCAATGCTCAGGCTTATGCAGCCGTTCATGGCCGCTGTCATGCCGCTGGTGCCGGAGGCTTCGCGTGGGAAGCGGGGCGTGTTCAGCCAGATGTCGGAGCCCTTTTTCAGGGCCGCCGACAAGCCCAGCTCGTAGCCCGTGAGGACGGCGCAGTTCCTGAACGGCTTGGTTTTCTGAATGATGTCATTGAAGGTGCCAATGGCGCTGTAGTCTTTGGGGTAAGGCTTGCCGGCCCAGATAATCTGCACGGGCCGCTCGGTATTCATCACCAGCTTTACAAACCGCTGGAAGTGACGCAGAATAAGGTCGGCGCGCTTGTAGCCGGCAAAGCGCCGGGCCCACACGATAGTCAGCACATTGGGGTCGAAGATGTTGCCGGTCTGGTCGGCCACGATGTCGAACAGCTGCTTTTTCAGCTCCAGCTTGCGCCGGCGCAGGGCCGCATCGTCGTTGCTTTCCAGGGCCTGGTGCAGCTGGGCGTCGCGCCAGTACGTGCCGTTCTGGGAGTTGGTGATGTGGATGATGGGGCAGATGCCGGGGTTGGTGCCCCACATCTGGTTGGCTACCACGCCGTGCACCTTCGATACGCCGTTGGCAATGCGCGCCATGCGCAGGGCCGCCAGCGTGTAGTTCAGCTGGTCGTTTTCCACGCCCACCAGCTGGCGCACCTCATCGGCCGCAATACCTCCGAAGAATGTCATTTCCTCGAGCAGCTTCATGGGGTGTTCCTCGTTGCCGGCCAGCTCGGGGGTGTGGGTGGTGAACACCAGCCGCTTCTGCACCTCGGCCAGCTGGCGGCCGTGCTTTTCGTAGAGGTAGAACGCCAGGGGCAAACCGTGGCCCTCGTTGAGGTGGTACACATCTACCGGGTGGTTCAGCAAATCGAGCAGCTTGCCGCCCCCGATGCCCAGTACCATGCTCTGCGCCACGCGGGCGGCCGTATCGGGGTCGTAGAGGTGGTGGGTGATGGTGCGGGAGATGTAGTCGTTTTCGGGAATATCAGTGGTAAGAAAGAACATGGGCGCCGTGCCAAACACCTCCGGTGCCAGGTACATAGCTTTCACGTGCACCTGCGCCCCGTGAATGGTGATGGGAAACACCAGCCCGGTATCCTGCAGAAAGGAGTAGGACTTGTGGCGGTAGTCCACGCGCATGGTCTGGTCTTCGTTGCGCGTCTGGTCGTAGTAGCCATCCGACCACAGAATGGCAATGCCCACCAGATTCTGGCGCAGCTCGTAGGCCGAGCGCATGTGGGAGCCCGCCAAGAAGCCCAGGCCGCCTGAATAAGTTTTCAGCGCCTGATCAAGCGCGAATTCCATGGAAAAGTAAGCCGCGGCGGTGCTGTATTCGGCCGCAGGCTGGTAGAAGGAGAAAGTGAAAGCCATTAGAGTGTTAGAAGGAAAAAAGCAGGAAAAGCGTAAAGCTCGAAGCAGCCGGGAAGGTGCAAAATTCCGGGGACAAGCTATATCGTGAGCGGCATTTCGATGGGATACGCGGCGTTTCTGTACGCTGGAAAGGCCTACGCTGCAGTGGCTTCCTTGGTTTTTTATAACAATACCATACTATTGCCATATGGCATCAGCTGGTTCCGCCCCACCGGCTCTGCCTGCTCTCTTCCTTCCATCACCCCAATCCTCTCTCTCATGCACATTGCCCGTTTGCTCACGGCCAGCCTGCTCGGCGTGGCCTTCGCCTGCACGTCCATTCAGGACCCCGCGCCCCAGGCCCCGGCAGCGGCCGCCACTTCGCAGAACGTCAGCGCCGCCGGCTTCCCCCGAAACCTTCGACAGCGGCACCAAAACCGCCTACACCACCGGCTCCGTTACGCTCGGCTCGGGCTCCTGGACGCTGAACGACGCCCTGCTCGGCAACACCACCGCCGACCATAAAACGGGCACGCAGTCGGTGCGGGTGCGCAATGTGGGCTCCCTGAGCATGAACTTCAACACTCCGTCCGGCGCGGGCGTAGTAACGGTGCAGCACGCCGTGTACGGTACCGACGGCAGCTCTGCCTGGGAGCTGTGGGCCTCCAGCAACAGCAGCTCCTCCTACGCCAAAGTGGGCAGCACTATCACCAGCAGCAGCACCAGCCTGAGTACGGCTTCCTTCACGGTGAACCTGAGCGGCGCCGTACGCCTGCAGATTCGCAAAATCTCGGGCGGAACCAACCGCATCAATATTGATAACGTGACTATTGAGCAATACGGCGGGGGTACCACGCCGCCCACCGGCACGGCCAAGAAGTTTCTGTTCGATGGTTCGCACGGGGAGCTGGCCGGCAATGCCGACTGGGTGCTGGACGTGAACAGCGGGGTGGCGTCGGCCCTGCCTACGCCGGCCCAGAGCGGCATTACCAGCACCACCCCCGAAACTTACTGGACGGGCGCTATTTCGGCCTGGGGCGTGGCCCTGGTAAAGCGCGGCCATACGGTGGAGCAGCTGCCCGCCGGGGGCCGCATCACCTACGGCGACGCCAGCAACAGCCAGGATTTGAGCAGGTACAACGTGTTTGTGGTGGATGAGCCGAACGTGGTCTTCACCGCCGCTGAGAAAACGGCCATCCTGCGCTACGTGCAGAACGGGGGCGGCCTGTTCATGATTTCCGACCACATCATCTCCGACCGCAACAACGACGGCTGGGACTCCCCCGAAATCTGGAACGACCTGATGCAGAACAACTCGGTGCAGGCCAACCCTTTTGGCTTCGCGGTAAACTCCGATAACATCGTGGAAAACAGTTCCAACGCCCTGGTGAGCAGCACCAACCCCATTATGAACGGCGCTCTGGGCACCGTGTCGCAACTTTCCTTTCACAACGGTGCTACCATGACGCTGAACCCGACCGCCAACTCCACCGTGCAGGGCCTGATCTGGCGCGTGGGCGTGGCCAAGGGCAACAGCAGCGTAATGGCCGCTTCCAGTACCTTCGGTACCGGCCGCGTAGTCATCATCGGCGACTCTTCCCCGGCCGACGACGGCACCGGCTCGCCCGGCAACACGGTGTACGATGGCTGGAACGAAAACGTAAGCCACGCCCGCCTGCACCTGAATGCCTCCTTGTGGCTGGCTAAGATGTAGGAGCGTCTGGAACCCAGCTATTCGCTGCGGCGCTGAAAGTAACCCCTCACTTTCGCAGCGAAAGAGCAGTTCTTAGCGAATAGGATTTAACCCCGGCTAACGCCCGCGCCTCAGAAGTGGCGCGGGCGTTTTATTTTGACCGTTTTAGCCCTTTGAAGCGAAATTTCGCCGTTTTTGCGGTTCTGGGAAATGCCCGGCGGATTTTGGATACTGGCGGCGGAGCGGGTAACTTGCTGCACCACCCACGTACCTACTCCCCTTACATGACGCGTTTTCGATTCACTTCCCTGGCTTTGTGCCTGGGTTTGCTGGCCGCCGCACCCCTGGCGGCAGCTCCCGGCCCGGCTCCGGCCCCGCAGGCAGCCCCGGCGGCCAAAGTAGCTCCCATCACCCGCATCGACCCCACGTTCTGGTGGGTGGGTATGAAGAACCCTAAGCTGCAGCTGCTGGTACACGGTCCCGGCATTGCAGCCAGCCAGGTGGAGCTGGCCAGCTATGAAGGCGTGACTCTCGACGGCTTCCAGAAGCTGGAAAGCGCCAACTACCTGGTCGTCAACCTCACCATCAGCCCCACGGCCAAGCCCGGCAAGCTCAAGCTGGAGTTCAAGGGCGCGAAGAAAACCACCTACGCCTACGAGTTGCGGGCCCGTACCACGCCCGGCGACAAGCAGAAAGTGCAGGGCCTCACGCAGCAGGATTTCATTTACTTCCTGATGCCGGACCGCTTCTCCAATGGCGACCCGAAAAACGACTTCATCCCCGGCATGCGTGCCCCCAAGGTGGCCCGCGACTCAATGTACGCCCGCCACGGCGGCGACCTGAAAGGCATCGAAAACCACTTCGACTACCTTAAAGAACTGGGTGCAACTGCCGTGTGGATGACGCCCGTGACGGAAAACGACATGCCCAAGGCCAGCTACCACGGCTACGCCCTCACCGACTACTACAACGTGGACCGCCGCTACGGCACCACCGAACAGTACAAGGAGTTTGTGGACAATGCCCACCGCAACGGCCTGAAAGTGGTGCACGACGTGGTGCTCAACCACATGGGTTCCAAGAACTATCTGTTCCTCGACCAGCCCGCCCGGGACTGGTTTAACCAGTGGCCCGGCTTCACGCGCAGCAACTACAATTCCTCGGCCCTCAACGACCCCTACGGCTCCCAGCGCGACCGGGACCTGTACAACAAAGGCTGGTTTGATACCACCATGCCCGACGTGAACCAGAGCAACCCGCTGGTGGCCACGTACCTGATTCAGAACTTCCTGTGGTGGGTAGAGTACACCGGACTCGATGCCTACCGCATCGACACCTACCCGTACTCCGACCCCAAATTCCTGATGCAGTGGGGGCAGGCCCTCAACGAGGAATTCCCCCAACTGTTCAAGTTTGGCGAAGCCTGGGTGGGCAGCACGGCCCAGCAGGCCTTCTTTGCCCGCAACGTATTTCAGCCGGTCGATGGATTTAAGTCGAACCTGGAATCGGTGTTTGACTTCCAGTCGCAGGGGGCCATTCACGACGCCCTGCGGGGTGACAATGGCAACATGAACCGGCTTTACGAAGCCCTGCAGGGCGACTGGATGTACGAGGATGCCACCCGCAACGTGACCTTCCTCGATAACCACGACATGAGCCGCTTCTACTCCGTGATAGGGGAGGACTTTGCCCGCTACAAAATGGGCATTGCCTGGCTGCTCACTTCCCGCGGCATTCCGCAGCTCTACTATGGTACCGAGGTGCTGATGAAGAACTTCTCCAACCCCGACGGCAAAGTGCGCGAAGACTTTCCCGGTGGCTGGCCCGCCGACAAGCAAAGCTACTTCACGGCCGCCGGCCGCACCGGCCAGGCCGGCGAGGCCTTCAACTACGTGAGCAAGCTGGCCCAGTACCGCAAAACCCACTTGGTGCTGGCTACCGGCAAGCTCATGCAGTTCATTCCCCAGGATGGCGTGTACACCTACTTTCGCTACAACGACCAGGGCGAGGCCGTGATGATCCTGCTCAACGGCAGCAAGGATGAGAAAACTGTGGATGGCACCCGCTTCGCCGAGCGTACCGGCGGCTTTAGCTCGGGCCTCGAAATCACCACCGGCGCCACCCTTTCCAGCCTCAGCAGCTTCAAAATCCCCGCCCGCACCGCTTGGGTGGTAGAACTGAAAAAGTAGTTATCAGTTGTTCGTTGCTCGTTGTCAGTGCTCGAAACGAACCCACTGACAATGAGCAACGAACAACAAACAACCGACAACGAATGCACCAGCCCATACACGCCTGTATCTTCGACCTCGACGGGGTGATTGTGGATACGGCCAAGTTCCATTACCAGGCCTGGAAAACCCTGGCCCACGGCCTCGGCTTCGATTTCACGGAGCACGACAACGAGCGGCTGAAGGGCGTGAGCCGCATGCGGTCCTTGGAAATTATTCTCGAAATCGGCCAGCAAACGTTGCCGGAAGACGAGAAGCTGACCCTGGCTACGCGCAAAAACGAAGCGTACCTGGAAGACGTGCACCGCATGACCGAGGCCGACGTGCTGCCGGGCGTGCGTCGCTTTCTGGAAGAGTGCCGCGCCGCCGGCCTGAAAACTGCCCTCGGCTCGGCCTCCAAGAATGCCCGCCTCATCCTCGACCGGGTAAACCTGCTACCGCTCTTCGATGCCATCATCGACGGTACCGACGTGGCCAACGCCAAGCCCGACCCCGAAGTGTTCCTGAAAGGCGCCGAAGCCCTGGGCGTAGCGCCCGCCGACTGCGTGGTGTTCGAGGATGCCGTAGCCGGCCTTGAGGCCGCCCGCAATGGAGGCATGCGCTGTATTGGTGTCGGGGATGTAACTATCTTAGCCGAAGCCGATTTCGTGATTCCCGGCTTTGCCGATATGACCGTTGCCCGCCTGCAGGAATTCGTAGCTGGGAGCTAAGTGTTAGTTCCCCTCCTTATTTTCAAGGAGGGGTGGCCGGAGGCCGGGGTGGTTTTGCTAGAGCTAAAAAGTTAGATCTAGTTATCGTCCTGACGGATTTACCACCCCGGCCTCCGGCCACCCCTCCTTCGAATAAGGAGGGGAATTTGTAGCTTCTAGCTCCTGACTCCTCCAAAGAAAACTCTCCCCTTACTCCCCCTTGCTATAATGAAAGATTACCTGAAAGTTGATGAGTGGCGGATCATCGAAGAAGGCTTCGACCCGCACCTCAACAAAGTATCGGAAAGCATTTTTTCCCTCGGCAACGGCCGTATGGGTCAGCGCGCCAACTTCGAGGAGCAGTATTCCGGGCCCTCCCTGCAGGGCAGCTACGTGGCCGGCGTGTACTACCCCGATAAAACCCGCGTGGGCTGGTGGAAAAACGGCTACCCCGATTACTTTGCCAAGGTGCTGAACGCCGCCAACTGGATTGGCATCGGGGTGGAAATCGACGGGACGGAAATAGACCTGGCCAAGCTGCCGGTGGAAGACTTCCGCCGCGAGTTGAACATGCGCGAGGGTTACCTGCTGCGCACCTGCACTGTGGTGCTGGAAGAAGGCCGCAAGCTGCGCATTGAGGCCAAGCGCTTCTGCAGCATTGTGGACGACGAGGTAGGCGCCATTCGCTACGCTATTACGCCGCTGGGCTTTTCGGGTAAAGCTACGCTCACGCCCTACATCGATTTCGACGTCAAAAACCAGGACGCCAACTACGACGAGAAGTTCTGGGAAGAGGTAAGCCGCAGCATCGAAGGCCAGGGTGCTTTCGTGACGGCCCGCACCCGCAAAACCGGCTTCGACGTGTGCGCCGGCATGACGTTCCAGCTCACCCAGGCTGGCCAGGCTGCTACGCCCCGCACCATTCCCATCGAGAGCGAGAAGTACACGGCCCACATCTTCACCGTCAGCATTCAGGAGGGTGAGGAAACCGTACTGACCAAGTTCGCGGCCAATATTTCCTCCGAAAACCACGACCGCGCCATCCTAGAAGACGTGTGCCGCCGCGCCGTGCAGCAGGCCCGCGCCAAGGGCTTCGACCAGCTGGCTGAGGAACAGGCCGCGGCCTGGGCTGCCAAGTGGGCCGAGAGTGACATCATCATCGAAGGCGACGCAGCCGCTCAGCAGGCTATCCGCTTCAACATCTTCCAACTCAACCAGACCTACACCGGCGAAGACCCGCGCCTGAACATCGGCCCCAAAGGCTTCACGGGCGAGAAATACGGCGGCAGCACCTACTGGGACACCGAGGCGTACTGCCTGCCCTTCTACCTGGCCACCGCCGACCCGCAGGTGGGCCGCAACCTGCTGCTTTACCGCTACAAGCAGCTGGGTAAAGCCATTGAAAACGCGCAGAAGCTGGGCTTTACCGACGGAGCCGCGCTCTACCCGATGGTGACCATGAACGGGGAGGAGTGCCACAACGAGTGGGAAATTACCTTCGAGGAGGTGCACCGCAACGGGGCCATTGCCCACGCCATCTACGACTATGTGCGCTACACCGGCGACGAAAGCTACCTGGCCGACTACGGCGTGGACGTGCTGGTGGCCATTTCGCGGTTCTGGGCGCAGCGGGTGAACTTCTCCGAGGAGAAAGGCCAGTACGTGATGCTGGGCGTGACCGGCCCCAACGAGTACGAAAACAACATCAACAACAACTGGTACACCAGCACCATTGCCCTCTGGACGCTGAACTATACGCTGGAGGTACTGGCCAAAATCAAAGCCGAAAATCCGGCCCGCTATGCCGTGCTGGACATGGAGCTGGGATTGGATGAAGCCCGCGAGTTTGGCACCTGGCGCGCTATTATCGGCAACATGTTCCTGCCCGAAGACCCCAAGCGCGGCATCAAGCTGCAGCAGGAAGGCTACATGGACAAGGAGCAGATTCTGGTGAAGGACCTGCCCGCCTCGGAGCGGCCCCTCAACCAGAAATGGAGCTGGGACCGGATTCTGCGCTCCTGCTTTATCAAGCAGGCCGACGTGCTTCAGGGCATGTTCCTGCTCGAAGACCAGTTCGACATCGACACCATCCGCCGCAACTTCGAGTTCTACGAGCCGCGCACGGTGCACGAGTCGTCGCTTTCGCCGTGCGTGCATGCCGTGCTGGCCGCCCGCCTGGGCCTGGAGGAAAAGGCCTACGAAATGTACCTGCGTACGGCCCGCCTCGACCTCGACGACTACAACAACGACACCGAGGACGGCTGCCATACCACCAGCATGGCTGGCACCTGGATGGCCGTGGTGCAGGGCTTTGGGGGCATGCGCGTGCGCGACGGGCAGCTTCACTTCCGGCCCATGCTGCCGGCCAAGTGGACGGGCTTCAGCTTCCGCATCCGCTTCCGGGGCGCCGTAGTGAAGGTGCACGCGGGCCGCGACGGCGTGCAGATTCAGTCCGACAAGCCACTGACGGTGTTCGTGAACGACGAAGCCGTGGAAGTAGGCCGGAACTCCGTGACGGAGCTGGTGAGTTAGGGTATCGGCGGCTGGCGGTTACCTGTTGGCCGTCAGCAGCTGAAAAAGGTACGCGTCGTCTTCACTTCCACCAGCTAACCGCTCAACGCCATGACTGATCTGACCGACCAAGTAGCTATTGTGACCGGGGCCAGCCGGGGAATCGGGCGGGCCATTACCTTGCTGCTGGCCATGCAGGGGGTGCGTGTGGTGGCCCTGGCCCGCCAGGCCGAGGAGCTGGACGACGTGGCCCAGTCGGGCCAGATCCTGCCGCTGGCCGCCGACGTAACCAGTGAGGCCGATGCCCGCCAGGCCGTGGATGCCGCGCTGCAGCACTTCGGTCGGCTCGATATGCTGGTGTGCAACGCGGGCATGGGCTCCTTCAATCTGCTCGAAAACATCGAAGCAGCCGACTGGGACCAGATGTTCGACGTGAACGTGAAAGGCACGTTTCTGCTCTGCAAGGCCGCCGTGCCCCACTTCAAGGCCCAGAAGCGCGGCCACATCGTGGGCATCACCTCCGATGTGGCCCGCCGTACCTTTGAGCACGGCACGGCCTACGGGTCCAGCAAATTTGCTCAGGATGCCCTGCTGGGCTCTTTGCGCAAGGAAGTACGGCCCTTTGGTGTCAAAGTCAGCACCATTTACCCGGGGCTGGTCGATACCTACTTCAACAACTCCCGCCCCGGCAGCGTGGAGGCCGAAGCCACCCACCTGCGTCCCGCCGACGTGGCTCAGGCCGTGCGCTACGTGCTGGAAGCCCCGCCCCACGTGGTAGTTGATGAGCTGATGCTGCACCCGCTCACGCAGGAATGGTAGGATTTAGCTGTTAGAAAGAATTTCATGCCGAGCGAAGTCGAGGCATCTTGCGTGCTGATGTTGTGGTGGTAATTGATTTTACCACCCTGGCGAGATTCCTCGGTCACTGGCTTGATGCGCCACATGCTCGGAATGACGTTCTTACTCGCAACTCCCACCTGACAACTGATTATCTTAGGCCACCTTATGAAGAAGTTTCTGCCGGCCGCCGGTATTCTACTGGCCTTGGCCTCTTTTCAATCTGTTTCTCCGGCCGATCCGGCCCGTACTGTGTCTACTGTTTCCGCCTCTGACCCCAACACCACCGACGAAGTACCGCAGGACAACAAGATCATCATCTACCAGATGATGACGCGCCTGTTTGGCAACAAGGTGGCCACCAACAAGCCCTACGGCACCATCAGCGAGAATGGCGTGGGCAAGTTCAACGACATCAACAGCACGGCGTTGCAGGCCATCAAGCAGCTGGGCGCCACCCACGTGTGGTACACCGGGGTGCTGGAGCACGCCACCATGACGGACTACACCAAGCAGGGTATTCCGCTGGATGATGCCGACGTGGTGAAAGGCCGCGCCGGCTCGCCCTACGCCATCAAGGACTACTACGACGTGAACCCCGACCTGGCGGTGAACGTGAAAAACCGGATGCTGGAGTTCGACGGGCTGGTGAAGCGTACCCACGCCAACGGCCTGAAGGTCATCATCGACTTCATCCCGAATCACGTGGCCCGCACCTATAAGTCGGATGCTAAGCCCCCGGGCGTGGTGGACCTGGGCGAGCGGGACGACAAAAGCAAGGCGTTTGCGGCCGGCAACAACTTCTACTACCTGCCGGGTCAGAACCTGACGGTGCCGAAAACCAACAACCCGCTGGGGGCCGGCAAGGGCCCGCAGGAAGACGGCAGGTTCTCGGAAACGCCTGCCAAGGCCACCGGCAACGACGTGTTTTCGGCCCAGCCCAGCATCGACGACTGGTTTGAAACGGTGAAGCTCAACTACGGCGTCGACTACCAGAACCACCGCCAGCTGCACTTCGAGCCCATTCCAGATACGTGGGTGAAAATGCGCGACATCCTGGTGTTCTGGGCCAAGAAGGATGTGGACGCCTTCCGCTGCGACATGGCCGAAATGGTGCCAGTGGAGTTCTGGGCCTACGTCATTCCGGAGGTGAAAAAGGTGAACCCCGACATCCTCTTCATTGCCGAGATTTACAACCCCAAAGCCTACAAAACCTACATCGAGCAGGGCCGCTTCGATTACCTCTACGACAAGGTAGGCCTCTACGACGGCCTGCGCCGCCTGATGCGGGGCGAAGGCAACACCGAGGACATCAGCAAGGTATGGCGCGAGGAAAGCCGGGGCTTTAGCTCCCATATGCTGCGCTTTCTCGAAAACCACGACGAACAGCGCATTGCCTCCAAGGACTTTGCCGGCGACCCGCGCGCGGCCATTCCGGCCATGACGGTGTCGGCCACGCTGGCCTCGGGGCCGGTGATGGTGTACTTCGGGCAGGAAGTGGGCGAGCCGGCCCACGGGACCGAGGGTTTCTCCGGCGAAGACGGCCGCACCACCATCTTCGACTATTGGGGCGTGCCCTTCCACCAGCGCTGGATGAACGGCGGCAAGTTCGACGGGGGCAAGCTCGACGGCGGCCAGCAGCAGCTTCGCGAGTTCTACAGCCGCCTGCTCAACCTGGCCGGCTCTTCCGACGCCATCCGGCGCGGCAAGTTCTACGAGCTGCAGGACGCCAACAACCTGGGCCGTGAGTACGACCAGCAGCAGGTGTACAGCTACCTGCGCTACACCGACAAGCAGAAGCTGCTCATCGTGGTAAACTTCTCC belongs to Hymenobacter sp. J193 and includes:
- a CDS encoding alpha-amylase family glycosyl hydrolase produces the protein MKKFLPAAGILLALASFQSVSPADPARTVSTVSASDPNTTDEVPQDNKIIIYQMMTRLFGNKVATNKPYGTISENGVGKFNDINSTALQAIKQLGATHVWYTGVLEHATMTDYTKQGIPLDDADVVKGRAGSPYAIKDYYDVNPDLAVNVKNRMLEFDGLVKRTHANGLKVIIDFIPNHVARTYKSDAKPPGVVDLGERDDKSKAFAAGNNFYYLPGQNLTVPKTNNPLGAGKGPQEDGRFSETPAKATGNDVFSAQPSIDDWFETVKLNYGVDYQNHRQLHFEPIPDTWVKMRDILVFWAKKDVDAFRCDMAEMVPVEFWAYVIPEVKKVNPDILFIAEIYNPKAYKTYIEQGRFDYLYDKVGLYDGLRRLMRGEGNTEDISKVWREESRGFSSHMLRFLENHDEQRIASKDFAGDPRAAIPAMTVSATLASGPVMVYFGQEVGEPAHGTEGFSGEDGRTTIFDYWGVPFHQRWMNGGKFDGGKLDGGQQQLREFYSRLLNLAGSSDAIRRGKFYELQDANNLGREYDQQQVYSYLRYTDKQKLLIVVNFSRDKTLHPTIRIPVEAMKAMSLDPNRVYAYADLLNGSPAVNSLSLTLPPLSAFVFEIQPRK